From the Sebastes umbrosus isolate fSebUmb1 chromosome 2, fSebUmb1.pri, whole genome shotgun sequence genome, one window contains:
- the znf414 gene encoding zinc finger protein 414, whose amino-acid sequence MMSSGSTLSQTPEAGSGGNKRVPCPLHGCKRVYSDPTSLESHIKDHEVSAESLPGKVLLCSTVGCSGSFPNMQKLMEHMRHHHKPNIFFLCESCRTKLRSYRGLLTHLHTCSKVPRGKPKSTELTAAVTNPNMTPMDVDQKPPPWLDSMSTPQQLPPQIPTPEGSLLAAVLKPDPDVPPVLSPPFLSNPVTSPPQLAPPQLAEAAAPQPQLKSEPSAVPVSLNLGGPTAAPDTPDAQAQHLTQTRPPELVHPAPGSAPRSPPGTTAVWKKNQGMSCNRRVLWEHTRGRYTCVQCGHTTTNRKEITQHINAKHGGNKPAEDTGSSGGATNT is encoded by the exons ATGATGTCTTCGGGCAGCACACTTTCACAGACTCCTGAAGCTGGAAGCGGAG GAAACAAGAGGGTCCCGTGTCCGTTGCACGGCTGTAAGCGGGTTTACTCAGACCCGACCTCTCTGGAGAGCCACATCAAGGACCATGAGGTGTCTGCTGAGTCCCTCCCAG GAAAGGTGTTGCTGTGCTCCACTGTCGGCTGCAGCGGTTCCTTCCCCAACATGCAGAAACTGATGGAACATATGAGGCATCACCACAAACCCAACATATTCTTCCT GTGTGAGAGCTGTCGCACAAAGCTGCGTTCCTACCGTGGCCTCCTGACTCACCTGCACACCTGTTCCAAAGTGCCACGGGGCAAACCAAAGTCGACTGAGCTGACTGCTGCTGTGACCAACCCAAACATGACCCCCATGGACGTGGACCAGAAGCCCCCTCCATGGCTGGACTCAATGTCTACACCGCAGCAACTACCCCCTCAAATCCCAACCCCAGAGGGTTCCCTCCTCGCTGCTGTTCTTAAGCCAGACCCCGATGTCCCCCCTGTCCTCAGTCCCCCCTTCTTGTCTAACCCGGTGACCTCCCCTCCCCAGCTTGCTCCCCCGCAGCTCGCAGAGGCAGCTGCTCCCCAGCCTCAGCTCAAGAGCGAACCCTCCGCCGTGCCTGTATCTTTAAACCTGGGTGGCCCAACAGCAGCTCCCGACACCCCTGATGCCCAGGCTCAGCACCTGACACAGACCAGACCCCCTGAGCTCGTCCACCCTGCTCCAGGATCAGCTCCACGCTCTCCTCCTGGGACCACAGCTGTCTGGAAGAAGAATCAAG GTATGTCCTGCAACAGACGCGTCCTTTGGGAGCACACTAGAGGGCGCTACACATGTGTGCAGTGCGGCCACACGACAACCAACCGTAAGGAAATCACTCAACACATCAACGCTAAACACGGCGGTAACAAACCTGCAGAAGACACAGGGAGCTCTGGTGGTGCTACTAACACATAG